The genomic window TTGATCGTCACCTTTTTTTCTGACTGATCAGTATTTTGGTCACCTGGATTGGCTGAATCATTGTTAGCCGCTTGTCCATCGGAACTATTAGCTGCATCCCCGTTGCCACCATCGGCACTCGCTTGATTAGCTCCCGAATTACCGCTGTTCAATGCCGGCACATTCAAAAATTTAAGATATACGATTGTATCCATATTTACATTGGCGACCTTGACATCCAAATGCATTGTCACTGGAATCAGCTTATTTAAGTCTGTGGTAGTAAATTTAAATGAAGCCCCATGAGCATTGTTGACGATTTGGCCATCGCCATTATTGATACTAGTATACGTCACAGGATGCGAACCAATCCAAGCTGGGACTGATGACGTCATTGACACGTAGTATTTACCATCTTGAATAATCACATTGGCAGGTTTATCCATGTACTGATCAGCATGACTTGTTTCCCCATTCGGCTGCAAAACCTGATATTGCAGTGAAACTGCATCAGCCTTATTCGACCATAACAAGATGCTGACTAAGAATAACGACAGGGCTAAGCCAATCGAAATCAGTCTATTCTTTCTCATAATAATCCCTCTTCACATAACTAATACAATTATTTTACTAGACAAACATTAATTGTGAAAGTGCTTAATCGCCTATTTGACCGCAAAAAAAGAAGTTAGTTTACACTAACTTCTCTGTACTTCCTATCAGTTATAGCATTTGTCATGATGAGATTCATTTATCATTTTTACAAATAATTATTTATTTTCGTTGTCAACTGCTTTTTGTGCGGCGACAACTACGTGATTGTCAGCATTCTAGGTCAACTTGAAGTATGCCTTAGCAGTTGCATACTACATGATAGAAAATTACCTTTTTCATACCATTGGATCTCAGTATCTGGGTTTTGTTTGAGAAGTCCTTCAACCGTCTCGTACCCACCATGAGATGAACCTACTACAATAACTTTCATATAGAAACCTCCTCTCATTTATAACTCAACCATAACTTTATAAATATCATTTTTCAAGCAGTTTCAATGCGAACGTATGGTCGTGTTATGATAAAATATTCATATCGATTACCAAGAAATCAAGCATATTTGCAGATATTATAAACTGCACTTGGTAAACTATTGGAGGGAGTACTACCTAATGTATATGTTATTAGTATTAGTTTTGGGGTTGGTCGTTTTGATTGCCACACTCATGACAA from Companilactobacillus sp. includes these protein-coding regions:
- a CDS encoding NEAT domain-containing protein — protein: MRKNRLISIGLALSLFLVSILLWSNKADAVSLQYQVLQPNGETSHADQYMDKPANVIIQDGKYYVSMTSSVPAWIGSHPVTYTSINNGDGQIVNNAHGASFKFTTTDLNKLIPVTMHLDVKVANVNMDTIVYLKFLNVPALNSGNSGANQASADGGNGDAANSSDGQAANNDSANPGDQNTDQSEKKVTIKKPVKLNSKNSPKKDKSSDDGDSVIYPDKDKKTKKDTNHPVLIASGVVLLAGVIGVVVYYRKSIF